The nucleotide sequence CTGGTATTCCTCAGGTCCAGTTTGAAGCTGATCTAACAGCAGATGTGTCAGAGGAACTGACCTGGGATCAGATCGGATTCTCAGGACAAATGTCCTGCTTCATAGACCGATTGGATCAGAGTTCTGTGTCCAAACATCACAGGTTGCCATGGTAACAGCATCTCCATCAAATAAACGTTATTACAGGCATGGAACCATGGATCTACTTGGAGTTTGGAAACATTTTGATTCACATCCATAAAAATGGGATCTGAGTTCTGGTTCAAATCAGCAGCTCGAAAGGAGTTCTGCCGGGAGGTTCTAAACATGCGTTACTCAGAATGATCCAGAACAAACTAGATCCAGAACAAACTGGAGAGTGGATCTCAGAGAAATCTTACAGTGGAAAATAAATCTATCTGTGGATTTCTCCTAAACAGGGAAAATCTGATTCCTTATTATGACATTTCATtcttacattttatatttaaaatgttttaatgtaacaATTAAAACTTCATGCTTCTATGGTTTTAGATTAGATATAATTTCTCgtttattaaaatctttgcagcattttttcaAGTTTGGGCAACGTTTAAAAAATAacaccagtgtgtgtgtgtgtgtgtgtgtgtgtgtgtgagtgtgtgtgagtgtgttctTCACCTGAAAGTAAACAAATTTAttccaaaaagcttttttttttatttatggaaacagaaatattttttatgtctgtcatgaaaacataaatttgaatatttttgtcacCAAACaattatataattaaaaaattgttgttgtttttttacagaaaataataaacaaaagcataaattaATAAAGCGAACTGGTCATTTATCATCTGCCCAGATCTGAGGCAGCAGCTGCAGAAATTTCAGcttcaaactgattttaaacacttttctgTCCCTTTTTTTCTGTGGAAAGAAGCGTTAAACCTGAACCAagaataattaattaaatttactGGTTTGTGTCAATTGGTTCTGAATTTGCGCAGGAACGTGATAAACATCAGGTTAAAATAATCCCAAATCAACCTGATTCACAGAAATattcacagaaatattaaatattaaacttttcttCCTcggtaaaaaatgaaaaactctgCAACTCAAGAAAGCATAAAATGAAATCTATTCTAATCTAAATTATTTGGAGAAATTCAGCTTAAATTTAGTTTAAATGAATTAATTCTGTTCGTTTTTCACAGACGCGACGGGGGCTGAGAACAAGCTGGAGCTTCACCTGTGGACAGGTGAGAGTTCCTGAAGGCGCCGCAGCAGAAACACTTATCACATTCCTTCTAACCTCTGAAACATTTTCTGCATTCTGTTTTCATCTCTAAACTAACTGAGATTAACATCGGTAAACAGAATCTTTCTGGGTAAAAATCAGCGAAATAAAAATAGATtcgttgttttagtttttatggtTCATCATGAGCaacaaatagaataaaataggaCTATTTTTACGAAGAAACGCAGCGggagacagaaataaattaaacttattttaaatatgttcttTAAATTTTACACAGATGACAAGTTTGAGGAAAGCAGAAATTGGAGAGAATAAAGCAAACAGAGCAGTTGCagttatttcctgtttttctggAGACACCTTTTAGTCTTCATGCGTTTTATGCATCAGAAACACTGTTCACACGGCggcatgcagacacacacacacacacacacacacacacacacacacacacacacacacacaggaccaGCGAGGCCTCCAGCTCCTCAGTTCTTCTCTAAGCGGTCCATCACGGTGTTCTGGTTGGTAGAACTGTTCTCTGCTTCGACATGAAGATCCAGTTTTTCTCATCAGTCATTAGACACAAACTAAAGGAAAAAAGGTGAAATATTTGGTTTAATTGAACTTTTCTCTTCAGTTCTGACAAAGTGAGACAGAAAAATATCAAGTCCGGTTTCCTTCGTGTCTCTGCAGGATCCATCGAACCTTCAGCTCCGAACTGGGCTCTGCCGGAGGTCAAAGGTCTCAGTAACACAAAGAAACATCGTAGCTTTCCATGCACCGCGCTTCCTGCGGGGGTGATCAGTGCACTGCCACCGCGGACTGCAGCGCCTCTGCGGGGCCGGCAGGGCTGCTCTGACCGGTGGCTGTTTGCGGGGAGGTCGGGCTCAGGGACCGCGGGGAGTGGGCCAGAAAGGCCGGGATATGTGCGGGCAGGCCGGGTGCGGGTTTGATGGGCACCGGGATGGCGGGCAGAGTCTGGCCGCTGTGACAGAGGGTCTTCAACGGCATGCCGTAAGCTGAGTAGTCCCCGGGGGACATGGAGATGGGGGCGGCAGGGTCCATCACGCCCGACCCGTACATGTGTGGCCAGGCCGGGCTCAGCTGGTTGTGCAGCGGGTATCCGGCGGTTGGGAAGGCAGTCAGTCCGCCCGGAACCTTGTACTCTCTGGCGATGATGTTCTCGATGGCGAACGGGTGTTTGAAGCCTGACGGCTGCGTGACGGAGCTCAGGCTGTACCCGGCCGGGACCTGCGGGAGGTGCGCGGCGGCATGCAGCGCGCTCAGCCGCAGCTTGGCCTGCTGCTGCAGGTAGTGCGCGGCGTCCTGCGGCTTGCTGGGGCCCAGCGGGTCCGTCACCTGCACACCGCCTACCTTAAATCGCTTCCTGCGTCGCAGAAAGCTGCCGTTCTCGAACATGTCTCCGCAGTTCGGGTGCAGGGCCCAGAAGCTGCCCTTTCCGGGCTGATCCGGCCTGCGGGGGATCTTGATGAAGCAGTCGTTGAAGGAGAGGTTGTGGCGCAGGGAGTTCTGCCAGCGCTGCGTGTTCTCCCGGTAGTAGGGGAACCGGTCCATTATGAACTTGTAGATCTCACTGAGGGGCAGCATCTTCTCCGGGCAGCTCTGGATGGCCATGGCCGTCAGGGAGATGTAGGAGTACGGAGGCTTCTGGTCGCTGTAGGTGTTCCTCCCGGGCCGAGGCATTGTTCCGAGCCGAGCTGAACCGAAACAGAACGGAATAACTTCAGTCTCAGTATCTGTAAAGTTTCACAAACACCTGCAGCTTCTCACTGCGTGTTTACACACAGCAGCACACTGGGCTGCAGGTTGGTGCGCATGGTTCCGTTTGAGCTCGGAACTCAAAACTCCAAATTTAGTTTCAAGAAAAGTTAAAGCAATAGCAGAGGTCcttcttctctttttctctcctccTGCCCTCCACCTCAGCTCCTCCCTACGAGTCACCAACAGGTGCTGCGCGGGGTCCCGTCCTCTCTCCGCCCGCTGCTGCGCTGCGCTACGCGGCTGCCTCCTCCTCCATGTCCACCTCACTGCTCCGTGCTCAGCTCCGTACGCGGCTCCTCCTGCGGCTGAAGGCGCTGACAGGAGAGGAGCTTCATTAATGGGACGCTTTTCCACAGTCACATGACCTGAGGAGGAGGGGAGTCACAGTTTGGGTGCAACTGCGCACGCTCACATGGACGCGCTCTGATTGACTGGCGGAGCAGCTGCAGGAGCTCTGACCGAACCGAGGAGCCTGATGTCGGGGAGGAGGCGCGGTGCGCTCGCCAGAGCTGTCGTGGAACCTCTCACGCACGGTGTGAGCGTGGGAGCGGGTGTGTGCGTGTTTTTGAGTGGGCTGCCGAGGGCCCGCTCTAATTTGCTGTGACAAATAGGTCCGCTGAGAGCTGCTGTTGGAGCCgctttcatttctttattctcCTACGAACCCAGGTGAGAcagctgaggaagaggaggcagaGCAAGGTTCAGGTCAACAAGCTAAGATAATAGACACAAATATAATCAGAAATGTATATGAGCAGAATCTTCGCGTGTTTTTCTAATTCACAAAATTTGTTTTCAGGCTTTTTTTAACCTTTCGAacaattataattttattttaacggATCgtttttcctcctctgattttaTCAGCGCGGTTTGCTGGATTAATCTCCcgaaaaaataattgtttatgaATTAAATCCTGGATTcagaagcagaaagaaaaaaaatgtcgtTTGTTTTCTTgcgtttcagtttttaaatgtttaaaaatatatttaataagaTATGCgttggtatggtttattattattattatttagagcACATTAAAGCCGGCCCATGAAGCCGATCCCGCCTTTAGAACCCCAATCTGTTCTGATTATTTATCTCTTCTCATCATTTATTAGTTGAATTTAACTGAATATTTTAtagaatttatttttgattaaataaaatgttcttggATCTTTGTCTCTTGGTTACATTTTTTCTTCATGTAGGGATGAAGCAGCAGATGGAGAATTAGAGAAGATGAAGAGCgggtgatgtgtgtgtgtgtgtgtgtgttgggggtcGGTTGTATCAAACCACTTTAACACGTCTGACCTTTGACCTGGGAGCTGCTGCGGTGACAGAGAAACGAGATAAAAttcacattaatttatttttattatggaattttttttatttcctttttggtcagactgtttctctgtattatttattatgcatttatttgaattttattttgttgatccaacaaatcaaaaataaagtaaaataattgtcTGAATAAATTAACTTCTTTCTCAGGGATGCAGTCACTTTCCTGTCACTATAGTGCGGTTTTAATTGTACATttatatttctctctctctctctctctgtatatatatatatatatatatatatatatataattaaaccATTAAAGATTTTCCTTTGTATTTGGGCCAAAACATAGTCAGGttttagttttaaacatttaaagggaaacacatttttgtttttctcatttattgatcagttttctgtctgttgtgtctgaaatgaaacaaaaagaaatcagtTCTCTTATGAAAATGAACTGATTAATCATCACCATCTAACATGATCAGCCATCTGATTTGACTGATCAAAGGTTTTCAGAGCAAACAGCAGACTATGTTTACACAAACAGAAAGCAAATATTTTCAGAGCCAATAAAAACAGACAGTCTGAGGCCCTCTGATTGGTTGCTGAACAACCAATCAGAGGGCCTCAGTTTCACACTGATCTCATCCAAATATTTTggagaacaccttaaaactctTCAGTCATGTGACTCCGGCCCATCACGTCACCAGAAGGTCACGTGGATTAGAAAGACCAAAATAAAGAACCAGAACACAGCAGATATGCAGACAGGTCCAATTCAACCACTGTAAGATACAACACTTTGGATCAGAAcctctgaaaaacaaactgcttaCTGAATTggttggtgttatttttgaccaggacatgtaatttaaatcccataattAAACAGGCTTctaggatttctttctttctcctccggaacattgccaaaattaggaatattctatccaggagtgacgctaatatactagtccatgcatttgttacttcaaggctggactattgtaattctttactatcaggaatGATGCATATGTTCgcaggcttaggctgctggaggacaaaatGACCGCTTCTCCACACTCTGCTATGTTCTCCTACTACGCTCTAATAATGGATCATCTGCAGTTTTTGCTGACTTACTTTATGGTCCCTCTCGGGTTTTTCTCACCATggaagctacaggggttggacaatgaaactgaaacacctggttttagaccacaatcatttattagtatggtgtagggcctccttttgtggccaatacagcgtcaattcgtcttgggaatgacatatacaagtcctgcacagtggttggagggattttaagccattcttcttgcaggatagtggccaggtcactacgtgatactggtggaggaaaacgtttcctgactcgctcctccaaaacaccccaaagtggctcaataatatttagatctggtgactgtgcaggccatgggagatgttcaacttcactttcatgttcatcaaaccaatctttcaccagtcttgctgtgtgtattggtgcattggatggtcctcaagaatggtccatctagcacaagtattgggccaagggaataccatgatatggcagcccaaaccatcactgatccacccccatgcttcactctgggcatgcaacagtctgggtggtacgcttctttggggcttctccacaccgttactctcccggatgtggggaaaacagtaaaggtggactcatcagagaacaatacatgtttcacattgtccacagcccaagatttgcgctccttgcaccattgaaaccaacgtttggcattgacatgagtgaccaaaggtttggttatagcagcccggccgtgtatattgaccctgtggagctcccgacggacagttctggtggaaacaggagagttggggtgcacatttaattctgccgtgatttgggcagccgtggttttatgttttttgaatacaatccgggttagcacccgaacatccctttcagacagcttcctcttgcgtccacagttaatcctgttggatgtggttcgtccttcttggtggtatgctgacattaccctggataccgtggctcttgatacatcacaaagacttgctgtcttggtcacagatgcgccagcaagacgtgcaccaacaatttgtcctcttttgaactctggtatgtcatccataatgttgtgtgcatttcaatattttgagcaaaactatggtcttaccctgctaattgaaccttcacactctgctcttactggtgcaatgtgcaatcaatgaagactggctaccaggctggtccaatttagccatgaaacctcccacactaaaataacaggtgtttcagtttcattgtccgacCCCTGTACATCTAGCCTGGCGTTCTGTTCAGCTGTGATGCCTTCCTGGAGTGGAGCATTGGCTGGGCTACTTCTGCCAATAACCTCATGTTCTTCTTCCATAGATGATGCATTTTCTCCTGCCTTGCTGTAGCCTCTTTCACCAAACGTGAATCCGGTAAGAAAAGCTACCTCTGAGCTCCCTCTTGCACTCCATAAATTACAAGCAGAGATGGGGATTTCCGGCACAGCTGTGAGCTTTCAGGGATGAAGCCGGCAGCAGGATGACAAGAGGTGACATCAgcacactaccagtcaaaagttttagatacactttctcacttaatggggctctttattttcatgacattgTAGAttttcaccaaaggcaacacagctgtaaataaacacacatggaattatgtattttacacacaaaacattttatatatatatttttttttaagaattcttttcagcactagaggcctttatttttgatagtaggcagacaggaaggaggggcaaagacagggggagacattcagcaaaggttgcagggtccaggactcgaacccgggaagGCTGCTTTGAGGACAATAGCCTTTATATGTGGTCGTGCGCTAACCACTACATCACCAGCACTGCgccataaaacattttatattttagattcttccaaatagc is from Girardinichthys multiradiatus isolate DD_20200921_A chromosome 4, DD_fGirMul_XY1, whole genome shotgun sequence and encodes:
- the LOC124866722 gene encoding forkhead box protein B1-like, whose amino-acid sequence is MPRPGRNTYSDQKPPYSYISLTAMAIQSCPEKMLPLSEIYKFIMDRFPYYRENTQRWQNSLRHNLSFNDCFIKIPRRPDQPGKGSFWALHPNCGDMFENGSFLRRRKRFKVGGVQVTDPLGPSKPQDAAHYLQQQAKLRLSALHAAAHLPQVPAGYSLSSVTQPSGFKHPFAIENIIAREYKVPGGLTAFPTAGYPLHNQLSPAWPHMYGSGVMDPAAPISMSPGDYSAYGMPLKTLCHSGQTLPAIPVPIKPAPGLPAHIPAFLAHSPRSLSPTSPQTATGQSSPAGPAEALQSAVAVH